Genomic window (Vibrio pomeroyi):
GCGCGAAAATGGAGGGACACAGAAAAGTGAGAAGTTCTTCGAAAAATTACAGATCAATAAGGTTGGTGTTGCATATCTATCCGAGGCGTTTAACCAAACATCTTTTCTTACAACTTATCTCATGGGCGTTTTGCCCCTAAAGCGCCAAAAAGTGTTGTTAATGCTCTGTATATCAATGGATTTCTATACGAATGACTAATTAACAAGGAGCGTTAACCATGTGTGTTTCTCTAATTCTTTCTTTCATCCCATTAAAAACCGGATCGCCGATAAGCAAGTTGGTGTTATTAAAATTGGCCGATAACGCCGACGCGCGCGGCGTGTGTTTCCCATCCTTAAATTACTTAGCGCAATATTGCGAAGTGTCGGTAAGAACCGTTAAGCGACACGTTAACGAACTCGAGAAACAAGGCTTTGTGAAGCGGATAAAGCGCTTTGATGATTCAGGACGCCAGCGCAGCAATATATATCAGCTGCGCCTACCCAACGACAGACACATTCAGCAGAGCGATCTAGACCAAGCGAATCAAGAGAACGCGAATGTAGAACAAACAGGTTTACCGCCAGCCTCGTCGGAATATCCACAGAAAACAGAGCACACAAAGAAAATAGACCATTCAGACACTCCCCTGGGTGACTCAAGATCCAACACGGAGAGTGATCATCCTGCACACATAATCTTTCATAAAGAACACAAAACAGACATTCCTTGTGAACAGCCCCTTCATTGCGAAGCTAAAGCAAATGCTACATCCCAAACGGAAAGTACCAATCAAGAAGGCTCAAAGAGTGAAGCCGTGATTCACCTGCTCACCCAAGAGGGCAGCGCGCCGATTTACCATGAGTTCACCACCATATTAGAGCGCACCTACCCCAAGTTAGATGTGCTGCAAGAACTGCACGCCATGCAAGCCTGGTTGTACATTAACCCCGATAAGCGCAAACCGTTTGAGCACATTGGCCATTTTGTGAATGGCTGGCTCAGAAGAAGCGCCCAAGCCAAGGCGAAGCGAGACTCATCGCCGGTCTTTAAGCAAACTAACGCGGTTAAGCAAACACAAGCGGTGAAACCCTCAAAGAAACCTAAACCGATAAAAGCCGTAGGATCAAGAAAAACAGGTGCGCTCACAACAGCTTCAAACCAAGCGCAGCCAATCAAAAGCAATCAAGCCGAAAGCAAATCTCAACAACCCACGCCTGTCTCTCTGGCCCTCGCGGACTACCAAGCCAAAAGCACCACCAACCCGTTCGAAGCGCGTATCAAGGCCCTAGTTCAATCCAAATCGCTCGGCACGGATGCTAAGCAGTGACCATTCGATTATTCACAGACTAAGCGCTTGTTCACACAGTTAAAATCTATTGAAAAACAATAGCTTAGGAATTAGGGGGGTGGGGAAAACCGAAGGCGAAGGCAGACCAAACGTGAATACAGACAAAAAACGTCAAGAGACAAAAGTCGAATTAGGAGAGGGAAAATGGACGATATCAGCCTAAAAAAACTGACAACAAAAGAAAAAGTCACCATTTTAGAAAAAGAGATAGCGCGAGTGGAAGGGCGCATTGGCGAGTTCTTGAAACTGCTGGTTAACCACTACCCACAAGGGTTAACACGCACAGAGATTAAAGCGTTATTGGCGGTAAACAACAACCCAAGCTTTGTGTCGCTGTACCGCAACGGCAACATCTTCATTGATATAGAGAAACGCTACTGCGACGCAGCACAAGAAAACAGGTACCACATAGGGACTCAGTATTTACAAGACGTACACTGCTGCCGCTGGGTCAATGCTTTGTGAGGCACTTGTCAGAATAAGGTAAATTGCAAACTGGTCAATATGCACTTGATTTGCTAGAATACGCAGCAAATTAAAACCGTATGAAAAACGCATAAACCTGAAACACAGTGATAAATTGTGATTCATTGCCTGTAGGAGCCAAACCTAAGGGCGGTAGCGTACCCAAATGCGAGTGGCTAGCAAGTTAAAAAGTGCAGCAAGCCTAAAGGCTGAAAAGCCATTTTGGCGGCCTATTGGTGCGGTTTTTAGAAAGTAAGCAAAATCTAGGCTTTATAAGAGGCGGCCTACAAGGGGCAGCCTTAAAGTGGATAAAAAGTATCTCACCAGTGTGATTATATCTGAGATTATTGTAGGTGAAATAATGAAAAAATTAGTAGTAGACCTTGATGGAACATTAACACAGGCAAACACCTCTGATTACAGAAATGTGTTGCCTCGGGAAGATGTTATTGGGCAATTAAGGCAATACCAGAAACAAGGCTTTAGTATTGTGATTGCAACGGCTCGTAACATGCGTACCTATGAAGGTAATGTTGGAAAAATTAATATCCACACACTTCCAATAATAATTGCCTGGTTAGATACCCATAAAGTTCCTTATGATGAGATTATAGTAGGAAAGCCGTGGTGCGGTAAAGAAGGGTTCTATATTGATGATCGTGCAATAAGACCTTCTGAGTTTGCTAACTTATCTTTCTCTGAAATTACTCAACTACTAGAGGAAGAGG
Coding sequences:
- a CDS encoding helix-turn-helix domain-containing protein, with product MCVSLILSFIPLKTGSPISKLVLLKLADNADARGVCFPSLNYLAQYCEVSVRTVKRHVNELEKQGFVKRIKRFDDSGRQRSNIYQLRLPNDRHIQQSDLDQANQENANVEQTGLPPASSEYPQKTEHTKKIDHSDTPLGDSRSNTESDHPAHIIFHKEHKTDIPCEQPLHCEAKANATSQTESTNQEGSKSEAVIHLLTQEGSAPIYHEFTTILERTYPKLDVLQELHAMQAWLYINPDKRKPFEHIGHFVNGWLRRSAQAKAKRDSSPVFKQTNAVKQTQAVKPSKKPKPIKAVGSRKTGALTTASNQAQPIKSNQAESKSQQPTPVSLALADYQAKSTTNPFEARIKALVQSKSLGTDAKQ
- a CDS encoding HAD-IIIC family phosphatase translates to MKKLVVDLDGTLTQANTSDYRNVLPREDVIGQLRQYQKQGFSIVIATARNMRTYEGNVGKINIHTLPIIIAWLDTHKVPYDEIIVGKPWCGKEGFYIDDRAIRPSEFANLSFSEITQLLEEEAKCS